A section of the Burkholderia mallei ATCC 23344 genome encodes:
- a CDS encoding porin, producing MKKSLLALVALSAFAGAAHAQSSVTLYGIIDEGFNINTNAGGKHLYNLSSGVMQGSRWGLRGTEDLGGGLKALFVLENGFDVNSGKLNQGGLEFGRQAYVGLSSGFGTVTLGRQYDSVVDFVGPLEAGDQWGGYIAAHPGDLDNFNNAYRVNNAVKFTSANYGGFTFGGLYSFGGVAGDFSRNQTWSLGAGYTNGPLVLGVGYLNARTPSTAGGLFGNNTTSSTPAAVTTPVYAGYASAHTYQVIGAGGAYSFGAATVGITYSNIKFMNFASTVFPNQTATFNNAEINFKYQLTPTLLAGAAYDYTQGSKIAGSSAAKYHQGSVGVDYFLSKRTDVYAIGVYQHASGNVIEADGNTVGPATAAINGLTPSSNRNQFAARVGIRHKF from the coding sequence ATGAAAAAGTCGCTTCTCGCGCTCGTCGCGCTGAGCGCGTTTGCTGGCGCGGCTCATGCGCAAAGCAGCGTGACGCTGTACGGCATCATCGACGAAGGCTTCAACATCAATACCAATGCAGGCGGCAAGCACCTGTACAACCTGTCGAGCGGTGTCATGCAGGGTAGCCGTTGGGGCCTGCGCGGCACGGAAGACCTGGGCGGTGGCCTGAAGGCGCTGTTCGTCCTCGAAAACGGCTTCGACGTGAACTCGGGCAAGCTGAACCAGGGCGGCCTCGAATTCGGCCGTCAAGCGTACGTCGGCCTGTCGAGCGGCTTCGGCACCGTCACGCTCGGCCGTCAGTACGACTCCGTCGTCGACTTCGTCGGCCCGCTGGAAGCCGGCGACCAGTGGGGCGGCTACATCGCCGCTCACCCGGGCGATCTCGACAACTTCAACAACGCATATCGCGTGAACAACGCAGTCAAGTTCACGAGCGCGAACTACGGCGGCTTCACGTTCGGCGGCCTGTACAGCTTCGGCGGCGTCGCCGGCGACTTCAGCCGCAACCAGACCTGGTCGCTCGGCGCGGGCTACACGAACGGCCCGCTCGTGTTGGGCGTCGGCTACCTGAACGCGCGCACGCCGTCGACGGCTGGCGGCCTGTTCGGCAACAACACGACGTCGAGCACGCCGGCTGCCGTGACGACCCCGGTCTACGCGGGCTATGCGTCGGCCCATACGTACCAGGTGATCGGTGCGGGCGGCGCCTATTCGTTCGGCGCGGCGACGGTCGGCATCACGTACTCGAACATCAAGTTCATGAACTTCGCGAGCACGGTGTTCCCGAACCAGACCGCGACGTTCAACAACGCGGAAATCAACTTCAAGTATCAGTTGACCCCGACGCTGCTCGCCGGCGCGGCGTATGACTACACGCAAGGCAGCAAGATCGCCGGCTCGTCCGCGGCCAAGTATCACCAAGGCTCGGTCGGCGTCGACTACTTCCTGTCGAAGCGCACCGACGTCTACGCGATCGGCGTGTATCAGCACGCTTCGGGCAACGTGATCGAAGCCGACGGCAACACGGTCGGCCCGGCGACCGCCGCGATCAACGGCCTGACGCCGTCGTCGAACCGCAACCAGTTCGCAGCGCGCGTCGGCATCCGCCATAAGTTCTAA
- a CDS encoding IS1182-like element ISBma2 family transposase yields the protein MLKTPMPTQHELEMVTLEELVPKDHLLRQIDAAVDFEFIRAKVAHLYCADNGRPALDPVVMFKLLFIGYLFGVRSERQLMREVQVNVAYRWFARFRLTDKVPDASTFSQNRRRRFTDTTVYQEIFDEIVRQAIKRGLVDGRVLYTDSTHLKANANKGKFDVVKLEQTPAAYTEALNAAVDADRAAHGRKPLDRDDDEPPSSKDTKLSRTDPDSGYMVRDDKPKGFFYLDHRTVDAKHAIITDTHVTPASVHDSQPYLDRLDRQRERFEFKVEAVGLDAGYFTPAVCQGLEERGIAGVMGYRTPNHKPGMFYKRQFKYDAYRNEYVCPQGQALPYSTTNRLGYREYKSNAQICGRCPVRSQCTNSAIAVKVVTRHVWERAKERVDARRLTEWGQRIYARRKQTVERSFADAKQLHGHRYARMRGLRKVAEQCLLAAAAQNIKKIAMLLARKRKKGPAGPDWRFVRMLLRLVSGLRCSFDYPLAANPQS from the coding sequence ATGCTGAAGACGCCCATGCCCACGCAGCACGAACTCGAGATGGTGACGCTCGAGGAACTCGTGCCGAAGGACCACCTGCTGCGCCAGATCGATGCGGCGGTGGATTTCGAGTTCATCCGCGCGAAGGTGGCGCATCTGTATTGCGCGGACAACGGGCGGCCGGCGCTCGATCCCGTGGTGATGTTCAAGCTGTTGTTCATCGGCTACCTGTTCGGGGTGCGCAGCGAGCGGCAACTGATGCGTGAGGTCCAGGTCAACGTCGCCTATCGCTGGTTCGCCCGGTTCCGGCTGACCGACAAGGTGCCGGATGCGTCAACGTTCTCGCAGAATCGCCGCCGACGCTTCACGGACACGACGGTGTATCAGGAGATCTTCGACGAGATCGTGCGGCAGGCGATCAAGCGCGGGCTGGTCGACGGTCGGGTGCTGTACACGGACAGCACGCACCTGAAGGCGAACGCGAACAAAGGCAAGTTCGATGTGGTGAAGCTGGAGCAGACGCCGGCCGCCTACACGGAGGCATTGAACGCGGCAGTGGATGCGGACCGGGCCGCGCATGGCAGGAAGCCGCTGGATCGCGACGACGATGAGCCGCCGTCTAGCAAGGACACCAAGCTCAGCCGGACCGATCCGGACAGCGGCTACATGGTGCGGGACGACAAGCCGAAGGGGTTCTTCTATCTGGACCACCGCACGGTGGATGCCAAGCACGCGATCATCACCGATACGCATGTGACGCCGGCCTCGGTGCATGACAGCCAGCCGTATCTGGATCGGCTGGATCGCCAGCGCGAGCGCTTTGAGTTCAAGGTCGAGGCGGTGGGGCTGGATGCGGGCTACTTCACGCCGGCGGTGTGCCAGGGGCTGGAGGAGCGAGGGATTGCCGGGGTGATGGGCTATCGCACGCCGAACCACAAGCCGGGCATGTTCTACAAACGGCAGTTCAAGTACGACGCGTATCGCAACGAATACGTGTGCCCGCAGGGGCAGGCCCTGCCGTACAGCACGACCAATCGGCTCGGCTATCGGGAATACAAATCCAATGCGCAGATCTGCGGGCGCTGCCCGGTACGATCGCAGTGCACGAACAGTGCGATCGCGGTGAAGGTGGTAACGCGCCACGTGTGGGAGCGCGCCAAGGAGCGGGTGGACGCGCGGCGCTTGACCGAATGGGGCCAACGCATTTACGCGCGGCGCAAGCAGACGGTGGAGCGCAGCTTCGCCGATGCCAAGCAGCTGCATGGGCACCGTTATGCCCGTATGCGTGGGCTACGCAAGGTGGCCGAGCAGTGCTTGCTGGCCGCGGCGGCACAGAACATCAAGAAGATTGCGATGCTGCTGGCGCGGAAGCGGAAAAAGGGGCCAGCGGGTCCCGATTGGCGCTTCGTGCGCATGCTGCTGCGTCTGGTGAGCGGTTTGCGCTGCAGCTTCGACTACCCGCTCGCGGCGAACCCGCAATCCTGA
- a CDS encoding IS3-like element IS407 family transposase (programmed frameshift): MKKRFTEQQIIGFLKEAEAGMPVKELCRKHGFSDASFYTWRAKFGGMEVSEARRLKGLEVENARLKKLLTEAMLDMEALKVVVKGKPLSPQAKREAVLAIREKVNISERRACRLVGLSRSVLHYDAKPDHENEVLAARLVKLAHERRRFGYRRLHALVEREGTHANHKRIYRLYREAGLAVRRRRKRHGVMIEREQLALPGAPNEVWSIDFVMDALSNGRRVKCLTVVDDFTKEAVDIVVDHGISGLYVARALDRAARFRGYPKAVRTDQGPEFTSRALDQWAYANGVTLKLIQAGKPTQNAYIESFNGKFRDECLNEHWFTTLAHARAVIAAWRQDYNEQRPHSALNYLAPSEFAAKHRATADAPAAFQELV, encoded by the exons ATGAAGAAGCGCTTTACGGAACAGCAAATCATCGGGTTTCTGAAGGAAGCCGAGGCCGGTATGCCGGTCAAGGAACTGTGCAGGAAGCATGGGTTCAGTGACGCGTCGTTCTACACCTGGCGCGCGAAGTTCGGCGGCATGGAAGTCTCGGAAGCCCGCCGGCTCAAGGGCCTCGAGGTGGAGAATGCCCGACTGAAGAAACTGCTGACCGAAGCAATGCTCGATATGGAAGCGTTGAAGGTTGTCGTCAAGGGAAAGC CCCTGAGCCCGCAAGCCAAACGCGAAGCAGTGTTGGCGATTCGGGAGAAGGTCAACATCTCCGAGCGCCGCGCCTGCCGGCTTGTCGGGCTTTCTCGCAGCGTGCTGCATTACGACGCGAAGCCGGACCACGAGAATGAGGTGCTCGCGGCGCGTCTGGTGAAGTTGGCGCACGAACGTCGTCGATTCGGCTACCGCCGACTGCACGCCCTGGTGGAACGCGAAGGCACGCACGCCAATCACAAGCGCATCTATCGCCTGTACCGTGAGGCAGGGCTGGCTGTGCGGCGCCGTCGCAAGCGCCACGGCGTCATGATTGAGCGCGAGCAACTGGCATTGCCGGGCGCACCCAACGAGGTATGGTCAATCGATTTCGTGATGGATGCGCTTTCCAACGGCCGGCGCGTGAAGTGCCTGACCGTCGTCGACGATTTCACGAAAGAGGCTGTCGACATCGTCGTCGACCATGGCATCTCAGGTTTGTATGTCGCTCGGGCATTGGACCGTGCAGCTCGCTTCCGTGGCTATCCCAAGGCGGTGCGAACAGACCAGGGACCCGAATTTACGAGCCGCGCGCTTGACCAGTGGGCGTATGCGAACGGCGTCACGCTGAAGTTGATTCAGGCGGGCAAGCCCACGCAGAATGCGTACATCGAATCGTTCAACGGCAAGTTCCGCGACGAATGCCTTAACGAGCACTGGTTCACGACGCTCGCGCACGCTCGGGCAGTCATCGCGGCATGGCGTCAGGACTACAACGAGCAAAGGCCGCACAGCGCACTGAACTACCTTGCGCCGTCAGAGTTTGCGGCGAAACATCGGGCAACCGCGGACGCTCCTGCCGCTTTCCAGGAGTTGGTTTAA